The Candidatus Nanoarchaeia archaeon genome contains the following window.
CTGCTGGCTGAAGGCGATAGGTTTTAAGCAGTTTTTTCAGGGAGCGGTGCTTGCCGAACACCGAACTGTTTGAGAAGATGAAACTGAATGATGTAACGCCCTCTTTGACAAGAACCTTCTTTACAATCTCATCGCTGTTGGACGTGAGGATTCCAAGACGAAACTGTCTTGAAAGCATTTTCACAGTGCTTGGGATTCCTTTAAAGAAGCGTATGCTGCTGGCCTTCGCTTCCATGATCTTCCTCGCCTTCCTCACATAGTAAGGAACCCTATAGACTGAAACCCCCAGATCCTTGGTAAAGATCTGTAATGCTGTTTTCTCCCTGAGCGATTCATTTGCTTTCAGCTGCGGCCGGTTTTCCTGCTTCGCAAGCTCATTCATGCATTCGATCATGATTCTGCCTGTGTCTGCAAGCGTTCCGTCGAAGTCGAAGATGATGGTGGTGAGCATGCAGATATTGATTCCTTATTTATTTATATACTTTGACAA
Protein-coding sequences here:
- a CDS encoding HAD-IA family hydrolase; the protein is MLTTIIFDFDGTLADTGRIMIECMNELAKQENRPQLKANESLREKTALQIFTKDLGVSVYRVPYYVRKARKIMEAKASSIRFFKGIPSTVKMLSRQFRLGILTSNSDEIVKKVLVKEGVTSFSFIFSNSSVFGKHRSLKKLLKTYRLQPAETIYVGDEVRDIEACRKAKVPIIAVTWGFNSRKILERAKPDFIADKPEEIIKIAKGLRE